In Chitinophaga nivalis, a single genomic region encodes these proteins:
- a CDS encoding LutB/LldF family L-lactate oxidation iron-sulfur protein, whose translation MHQTASTFLEESEKKAADLGHRQTINFNIGKYNTAVKAGKQQFTDLPIARERAKNIKWRAIEHLDNHLEEFEQNFMQRGGKVIWAETTEQVQQEILAICKAKQCKSIVKSKSMATEEVHLNSFLADNGIECVETDLGEYIQQLDGEPPYHIVTPAMHKSKEDVARLFAEKLGTDPTLTPEQLTLVAREKLRHKYLEAEIGITGANFIIADTGSVAVSENEGNARLTTAFPKTHIVLVGIEKVLPSISDLALFWPLLATYGTGQHITAYNSVFSGPRQEGEVDGPEEMYVILMDNGRTNILQDTTARESLYCIRCGSCLNACPVYKNIGGHSYATTYSGPIGSVITPHLKGMESYMHLSFASSLCGNCTEVCPVRINLHELLLHNRQKAVEENHTSGSEKLAWFAWKQGCGNRRLMNMASGKMKNFLLRRFFAKSWGDNRELPVFAAKSFNQQWKERKR comes from the coding sequence ATGCATCAAACAGCATCTACTTTTCTGGAAGAGAGTGAAAAGAAAGCAGCTGATCTAGGTCACCGCCAGACTATAAATTTTAATATAGGGAAATACAATACAGCTGTAAAAGCCGGTAAACAACAGTTTACTGACCTTCCCATCGCACGTGAACGGGCCAAAAACATTAAGTGGAGAGCCATCGAACACCTGGACAATCACCTGGAAGAATTTGAACAGAACTTCATGCAACGTGGCGGAAAAGTGATCTGGGCAGAAACCACAGAACAGGTACAACAGGAAATTCTCGCCATCTGTAAAGCCAAACAGTGCAAAAGCATTGTGAAAAGTAAGTCCATGGCTACCGAGGAAGTACACCTCAACTCCTTCCTGGCAGACAATGGCATCGAATGCGTGGAAACAGACCTGGGTGAATATATTCAACAACTGGATGGCGAACCTCCCTACCACATCGTTACACCGGCGATGCATAAAAGCAAGGAAGACGTAGCCCGTTTGTTTGCGGAAAAACTGGGTACCGACCCTACCCTCACGCCCGAACAACTCACTCTGGTAGCCCGTGAGAAATTACGGCACAAATACCTGGAAGCAGAAATCGGCATCACAGGCGCTAATTTTATTATTGCAGATACCGGATCGGTAGCTGTCAGCGAAAATGAAGGCAATGCCCGGCTGACCACTGCTTTTCCCAAAACACATATTGTACTGGTAGGCATTGAAAAAGTATTGCCTTCTATCAGCGATCTGGCTTTATTCTGGCCCTTGCTGGCTACCTATGGTACCGGCCAGCATATCACGGCCTATAACTCTGTTTTCAGCGGCCCGCGCCAGGAAGGAGAAGTAGACGGACCAGAAGAAATGTATGTGATCCTGATGGACAACGGCAGAACCAACATCCTCCAGGATACAACGGCCCGCGAAAGCCTTTACTGCATCCGTTGCGGCTCCTGCCTCAATGCATGCCCGGTATATAAAAACATTGGCGGACATAGTTACGCCACTACCTATAGCGGTCCTATCGGATCGGTGATTACACCGCATTTAAAAGGCATGGAGTCTTATATGCACCTCAGTTTTGCCTCTTCTTTATGCGGCAACTGTACGGAAGTATGTCCTGTGCGGATTAACCTGCATGAATTACTGCTCCATAACCGGCAGAAAGCTGTGGAAGAAAACCATACTTCCGGCAGTGAAAAACTGGCCTGGTTTGCCTGGAAACAAGGCTGTGGTAACCGCAGGCTGATGAACATGGCCAGCGGCAAAATGAAAAATTTCCTGTTACGTCGTTTCTTTGCGAAGAGTTGGGGAGATAACCGGGAGCTGCCTGTTTTTGCAGCCAAATCATTCAATCAGCAATGGAAAGAGAGAAAGCGCTAA
- a CDS encoding energy transducer TonB, giving the protein MAQLIRQYLAGELDDKAMHDLERRALDDPFLADALEGYALHAPDQQAQQEELSQRLAARIAPQQTRVRPLYTRWAAAAAILLLLFTGGWFLYHEQQHIAPIAQRTTQDSFVKEIPQASAVMDSVPQPAAIAITSSDQPPVTAKSRPVPVPAPAASEPSPAFTSADAPVARAMAPMAAPVPPLKQAAPATDMTADRVQPTQELATVTADQPAMAEKKAVLKKGEYPVQEVSPPSVLASKANVQRNAQRYGVAGSMYNDSLYKDILPAPVGGFPAFERYLQEHTINPENHFEGTVRVSFTVMPDSTLQQFKVLKSIHPACDAAAIRVIKEGPKWQPAAGGKAATVEVVVPFRKKGE; this is encoded by the coding sequence ATGGCCCAACTCATCCGCCAGTACCTGGCTGGTGAGCTGGACGATAAAGCGATGCATGACCTGGAACGCCGGGCTCTGGACGATCCGTTTTTAGCGGATGCGCTGGAAGGGTATGCCCTGCACGCACCGGATCAACAGGCGCAGCAGGAGGAATTATCCCAACGGCTGGCCGCGCGTATTGCGCCGCAGCAAACCAGGGTGCGCCCGCTGTATACCCGCTGGGCCGCTGCCGCCGCTATCTTACTGCTGTTATTTACGGGCGGATGGTTTTTGTATCATGAGCAGCAACATATTGCGCCTATTGCACAGCGAACCACGCAGGATTCATTTGTCAAAGAAATACCTCAGGCTTCCGCAGTGATGGATAGTGTGCCGCAACCCGCCGCCATAGCTATTACCTCATCTGACCAGCCACCGGTTACAGCAAAATCCCGCCCGGTTCCGGTTCCGGCCCCTGCGGCCAGTGAACCTTCACCTGCCTTTACCTCCGCAGATGCACCGGTTGCCCGAGCCATGGCGCCGATGGCAGCACCGGTTCCTCCTTTGAAACAGGCCGCACCAGCAACTGATATGACAGCAGACCGGGTGCAGCCCACGCAGGAATTAGCTACTGTAACGGCAGATCAGCCGGCGATGGCAGAGAAAAAAGCAGTCTTGAAAAAAGGGGAATACCCTGTGCAGGAGGTTTCACCGCCATCGGTGTTAGCCAGCAAAGCCAACGTTCAGCGCAATGCTCAGCGGTATGGGGTAGCAGGAAGTATGTATAACGATAGTCTGTATAAAGATATCCTGCCGGCGCCTGTAGGTGGTTTCCCGGCTTTTGAGCGTTATCTGCAGGAGCATACGATCAACCCGGAGAATCATTTTGAAGGTACCGTGCGTGTATCCTTTACCGTGATGCCCGACAGCACTTTACAGCAGTTTAAGGTATTGAAAAGTATACACCCTGCCTGTGATGCAGCAGCCATCCGGGTAATAAAAGAAGGGCCGAAATGGCAACCGGCAGCCGGTGGTAAAGCGGCTACCGTGGAAGTAGTGGTTCCGTTCCGGAAAAAGGGAGAATAA